One part of the Quercus lobata isolate SW786 chromosome 7, ValleyOak3.0 Primary Assembly, whole genome shotgun sequence genome encodes these proteins:
- the LOC115951192 gene encoding uncharacterized protein LOC115951192 isoform X4, translating into MMANPRRNSLANTNNNQSSIFVNQTSTPTHANSASSRIIHFLKKPHAFPFLLSVFLFLTWLSLKLQHTNSRFSPPTLARAQQTLNHHDHEDDAKAGLVRFPSGFPSPLAKDTRGWMLDPISLALTHHLSGGAVTCASLHLGEIRPGALRGNHRHHTCNETLVIWGAKTKYRLENSQVVGKGYAEVIIDADEVAVAASPSGTAHALVNVDPIRSSYFIGCQDSILLGGRLMIIDLSSVRNIIDNYDKNIAGNRAEPCSSGITCIVYLDVLVLICYWTVEMLS; encoded by the exons ATGATGGCAAACCCTAGAAGAAACTCATTAGCAAACACAAACAACAATCAGAGCTCGATCTTCGTGAACCAAACATCAACACCAACACATGCAAACTCAGCCTCCTCTCGTATCATTCACTTCCTCAAGAAGCCTCACGCTTTCCCTTTTCTTCTCTCAGTCTTCCTCTTCCTCACATGGCTTTCTCTCAAACTTCAGCACACTAATTCCCGCTTTTCGCCTCCAACTTTAGCTCGCGCCCAGCAGACTTTGAATCACCATGACCATGAGGACGATGCTAAGGCTGGTTTGGTCAGATTCCCATCTGGGTTTCCTTCCCCTCTTGCTAAAGACACCCGTGGTTGGATGCTCGACCCCATCTCTCTTGCCCTAACTCATCACCTTTCGG GTGGAGCTGTGACTTGTGCTTCACTTCATCTTGGGGAAATTCGACCTGGTGCTTTAAGGGGAAATCACAGACATCATACTTGTAATGAGACACTTGTCATTTGGGGtgctaaaacaaaatatagg TTGGAGAACAGCCAAGTAGTTGGTAAAGGTTACGCTGAAGTGATAATTGATGCAGACGAGGTTGCTGTTGCAGCTAGCCCAAGCGGAACTGCCCATGCTTTAGTAAATGTGGATCCAATTCGAAGTTCATACTTTATAGGGTGCCAAGACAGTATT CTTTTAGGGGGAAGGTTGATGATAATAGATCTTTCAAGTGTCAGGAACATTATTGATAACTATGATAAGAACATAGCTGGAAATAGAGCAGAGCCTTGTTCTTCTGGAATAACTTGCATTGTTTATTTGGATGTATTGGTGCTTATTTGCTACTGGACAGTGGAGATGCTCAGTTAA
- the LOC115951194 gene encoding monothiol glutaredoxin-S15, mitochondrial yields MARSLSSMLLKGIAGLPATRPSRIVFGSFSHNGMRFSTTAPNDPDTHEDFKPTNKLESSDLSLNDVVEQDVKENPVMIYMKGVPEFPQCGFSSLAVRVLKQYNVPLASRNILEDPELKGAVKTFSHWPTFPQIFIKGEFIGGSDIILNLHQSGELKEKLKDVTASQEKSE; encoded by the exons atggcaaggTCATTATCAAGCATGCTGCTGAAGGGCATTGCGGGTCTCCCTGCCACCCGTCCTAGTAGAATT GTATTTGGATCCTTTTCCCATAATGGGATGAGATTTTCAACTACCGCACCCAATGATCCTGACACGCATGAAGATTTTAAACCCACTAACAAGCTCGAGAGTTCTGACCTTTCTTTGAATGATGTTGTTGAGCAG GATGTCAAGGAAAATCCCGTTATGATTTACATGAAAGGTGTGCCTGAGTTTCCTCAGTGTGGATTCAGCTCACTAGCAGTTAGAGTGTTAAAACAATATA ATGTTCCTTTGGCTTCTAGAAATATTTTGGAGGATCCTGAGCTTAAAGGTGCTGTAAAAACCTTCAG CCACTGGCCCACATTTCCACAGATATTCATCAAGGGAGAGTTCATTGGAGGGTCGGATATTATTCTCAACTTACACCAG TCTGGTGAACTGAAGGAAAAGCTGAAAGACGTTACTGCTAGTCAGGAGAAGTCTGAATAA
- the LOC115951192 gene encoding uncharacterized protein LOC115951192 isoform X5, with product MMANPRRNSLANTNNNQSSIFVNQTSTPTHANSASSRIIHFLKKPHAFPFLLSVFLFLTWLSLKLQHTNSRFSPPTLARAQQTLNHHDHEDDAKAGLVRFPSGFPSPLAKDTRGWMLDPISLALTHHLSGGAVTCASLHLGEIRPGALRGNHRHHTCNETLVIWGAKTKYRLENSQVVGKGYAEVIIDADEVAVAASPSGTAHALVNVDPIRSSYFIGCQDSIVNYSNSSTDFNVWKDL from the exons ATGATGGCAAACCCTAGAAGAAACTCATTAGCAAACACAAACAACAATCAGAGCTCGATCTTCGTGAACCAAACATCAACACCAACACATGCAAACTCAGCCTCCTCTCGTATCATTCACTTCCTCAAGAAGCCTCACGCTTTCCCTTTTCTTCTCTCAGTCTTCCTCTTCCTCACATGGCTTTCTCTCAAACTTCAGCACACTAATTCCCGCTTTTCGCCTCCAACTTTAGCTCGCGCCCAGCAGACTTTGAATCACCATGACCATGAGGACGATGCTAAGGCTGGTTTGGTCAGATTCCCATCTGGGTTTCCTTCCCCTCTTGCTAAAGACACCCGTGGTTGGATGCTCGACCCCATCTCTCTTGCCCTAACTCATCACCTTTCGG GTGGAGCTGTGACTTGTGCTTCACTTCATCTTGGGGAAATTCGACCTGGTGCTTTAAGGGGAAATCACAGACATCATACTTGTAATGAGACACTTGTCATTTGGGGtgctaaaacaaaatatagg TTGGAGAACAGCCAAGTAGTTGGTAAAGGTTACGCTGAAGTGATAATTGATGCAGACGAGGTTGCTGTTGCAGCTAGCCCAAGCGGAACTGCCCATGCTTTAGTAAATGTGGATCCAATTCGAAGTTCATACTTTATAGGGTGCCAAGACAGTATTGTAAATTATAGCAACTCATCTACTGATTTTAATGTTTGGAAAGATCTTTaa
- the LOC115951192 gene encoding uncharacterized protein LOC115951192 isoform X3: protein MMANPRRNSLANTNNNQSSIFVNQTSTPTHANSASSRIIHFLKKPHAFPFLLSVFLFLTWLSLKLQHTNSRFSPPTLARAQQTLNHHDHEDDAKAGLVRFPSGFPSPLAKDTRGWMLDPISLALTHHLSGGAVTCASLHLGEIRPGALRGNHRHHTCNETLVIWGAKTKYRLENSQVVGKGYAEVIIDADEVAVAASPSGTAHALVNVDPIRSSYFIGCQDSIVTTVLGHSKLLGGRLMIIDLSSVRNIIDNYDKNIAGNRAEPCSSGITCIVYLDVLVLICYWTVEMLS, encoded by the exons ATGATGGCAAACCCTAGAAGAAACTCATTAGCAAACACAAACAACAATCAGAGCTCGATCTTCGTGAACCAAACATCAACACCAACACATGCAAACTCAGCCTCCTCTCGTATCATTCACTTCCTCAAGAAGCCTCACGCTTTCCCTTTTCTTCTCTCAGTCTTCCTCTTCCTCACATGGCTTTCTCTCAAACTTCAGCACACTAATTCCCGCTTTTCGCCTCCAACTTTAGCTCGCGCCCAGCAGACTTTGAATCACCATGACCATGAGGACGATGCTAAGGCTGGTTTGGTCAGATTCCCATCTGGGTTTCCTTCCCCTCTTGCTAAAGACACCCGTGGTTGGATGCTCGACCCCATCTCTCTTGCCCTAACTCATCACCTTTCGG GTGGAGCTGTGACTTGTGCTTCACTTCATCTTGGGGAAATTCGACCTGGTGCTTTAAGGGGAAATCACAGACATCATACTTGTAATGAGACACTTGTCATTTGGGGtgctaaaacaaaatatagg TTGGAGAACAGCCAAGTAGTTGGTAAAGGTTACGCTGAAGTGATAATTGATGCAGACGAGGTTGCTGTTGCAGCTAGCCCAAGCGGAACTGCCCATGCTTTAGTAAATGTGGATCCAATTCGAAGTTCATACTTTATAGGGTGCCAAGACAGTATT GTGACTACTGTACTAGGGCATTCCAAG CTTTTAGGGGGAAGGTTGATGATAATAGATCTTTCAAGTGTCAGGAACATTATTGATAACTATGATAAGAACATAGCTGGAAATAGAGCAGAGCCTTGTTCTTCTGGAATAACTTGCATTGTTTATTTGGATGTATTGGTGCTTATTTGCTACTGGACAGTGGAGATGCTCAGTTAA
- the LOC115951191 gene encoding metacaspase-9 translates to MENGNKRLAVLVGCNYPNTPHELNGCINDVLAMRDVLVKRFGFDHSHIELLTDAPGSLVMPTGANIKKALDQMLKKAEPGDVLFFQYSGHGTRIPSAKPGHPFRQDEAIVPCDFNLITDVDFRQLVNCLPKGASFTILSDSCHSGGLIDKEKEQIGPSSVTNDGTLQQSCSPKTIPFESILQHLTSQTNINTSDIGTHLLELFGADASHKFHLHPNELDLSESLKTDEGILLSGCQANETSADMNPMMTGGKAYGAFSNAVQMVLKDHLGSLSNKEVVLLARKSLEAGGFAQHPCLYCTDENADAPFLWQPQGSDL, encoded by the exons ATGGAGAATGGAAACAAGAGGCTAGCTGTTTTGGTTGGTTGCAATTACCCCAACACCCCACATGAGTTAAATGGATGCATAAACGATGTTTTGGCCATGAGAGACGTGCTTGTTAAACGGTTTGGGTTCGATCACAGCCATATTGAGCTCTTGACTGATGCACCTGGTTCATTAGTCATGCCCACTGGTGCTAACATTAAGAAGGCACTTGATCAGATGCTCAAGAAGGCTGAACCTGGAGATGTCCTATTCTTTCAGTATAGTGGACATGGAACAAGGATTCCATCAGCCAAACCTGGGCATCCCTTTAGGCAAGATGAAGCAATTGTGCCTTGTGATTTCAATCTAATCACTG ATGTGGACTTCCGGCAATTAGTGAATTGCCTGCCAAAGGGAGCAAGCTTCACAATTCTCTCAGACTCATGCCACAGTGGAGGCCTAATTGACAAAGAGAAAGAGCAAATTGGACCCTCTTCTGTCACCAACGATGGCACATTGCAGCAATCATGTAGCCCCAAGACCATTCCCTTTGAATCAATTCTACAACATCTAACATCACAGACAAACATAAACACATCTGATATTGGCACTCATTTGTTAGAATTATTTGGAGCCGATGCAAGCCATAAGTTTCATTTACATCCAAATGAGCTGGACTTGTCTGAGTCATTGAAGACAGACGAAGGAATTCTTCTTAGTGGGTGTCAAGCCAATGAGACTTCTGCAGACATGAACCCAATGATGACTGGAGGAAAGGCGTATGGAGCATTCAGTAATGCTGTCCAGATGGTATTGAAGGATCATTTAGGTTCACTCAGCAACAAAGAAGTTGTGCTGCTAGCTAGGAAGTCTTTAGAGGCAGGAGGCTTTGCTCAACACCCTTGCCTCTACTGCACTGATGAAAATGCTGATGCTCCTTTCTTATGGCAGCCTCAGGGCTCAGATTTATGA
- the LOC115951192 gene encoding uncharacterized protein LOC115951192 isoform X2 yields MMANPRRNSLANTNNNQSSIFVNQTSTPTHANSASSRIIHFLKKPHAFPFLLSVFLFLTWLSLKLQHTNSRFSPPTLARAQQTLNHHDHEDDAKAGLVRFPSGFPSPLAKDTRGWMLDPISLALTHHLSGGAVTCASLHLGEIRPGALRGNHRHHTCNETLVIWGAKTKYRLENSQVVGKGYAEVIIDADEVAVAASPSGTAHALVNVDPIRSSYFIGCQDSIKKPSGLSWNYAAACEKLEDIHEACRGGVVQSLHCKTIHVPNFAVQYQRICGISSCCLSNLFKPILLIEH; encoded by the exons ATGATGGCAAACCCTAGAAGAAACTCATTAGCAAACACAAACAACAATCAGAGCTCGATCTTCGTGAACCAAACATCAACACCAACACATGCAAACTCAGCCTCCTCTCGTATCATTCACTTCCTCAAGAAGCCTCACGCTTTCCCTTTTCTTCTCTCAGTCTTCCTCTTCCTCACATGGCTTTCTCTCAAACTTCAGCACACTAATTCCCGCTTTTCGCCTCCAACTTTAGCTCGCGCCCAGCAGACTTTGAATCACCATGACCATGAGGACGATGCTAAGGCTGGTTTGGTCAGATTCCCATCTGGGTTTCCTTCCCCTCTTGCTAAAGACACCCGTGGTTGGATGCTCGACCCCATCTCTCTTGCCCTAACTCATCACCTTTCGG GTGGAGCTGTGACTTGTGCTTCACTTCATCTTGGGGAAATTCGACCTGGTGCTTTAAGGGGAAATCACAGACATCATACTTGTAATGAGACACTTGTCATTTGGGGtgctaaaacaaaatatagg TTGGAGAACAGCCAAGTAGTTGGTAAAGGTTACGCTGAAGTGATAATTGATGCAGACGAGGTTGCTGTTGCAGCTAGCCCAAGCGGAACTGCCCATGCTTTAGTAAATGTGGATCCAATTCGAAGTTCATACTTTATAGGGTGCCAAGACAGTATT AAAAAACCATCCGGCTTGTCATGGAATTATGCTGCAGCTTGTGAGAAGCTGGAAGATATCCATGAAGCATGCCGTGGAGGAGTTGTCCAGAGTCTTCATTGCAAAACCATCCATGTACCAAATTTTGCTGTTCAATACCAAAGAATTTGTGGCATCAGTTCGTGCTGTCTCTCTAATTTGTTTAAACCAATTTTGCTGATAGAACATTAG
- the LOC115951663 gene encoding uncharacterized protein LOC115951663, translating to MWNCSCCKLGLFGIKGSLLHGGKLKDPGWLNKHAAEYLEEFKQAQEHLSVPPWQSNGNVWRPPPQSLFKLNFDATIFKESNSSGFSAIIQNEQGEVMAALSTIGPTVTCSEEAETMACRKTLEFAVDAGFSKLVVEGDNANVMRAVSSSTPNMSMLGNVIDDIQFLLCGLRRASTSRIKRGGNRVAYVLARHTNEL from the coding sequence ATGTGGAATTGTTCTTGTTGTAAGCTTGGATTATTTGGAATCAAAGGAAGCTTGCTACATGGAGGGAAGCTCAAGGATCCAGGGTGGCTGAACAAACATGCTGCGGAGTATTTGGAGGAGTTTAAGCAGGCACAAGAGCACCTATCTGTCCCACCGTGGCAGTCTAATGGGAATGTGTGGCGTCCACCTCCTCAATCACTCTTCAAACTAAACTTCGATGCTACCATCTTTAAGGAGAGTAATAGCTCTGGCTTCAGTGCTATTATCCAGAACGAACAAGGAGAAGTGATGGCTGCATTGTCTACCATAGGGCCAACGGTAACCTGTAGTGAGGAGGCTGAGACAATGGCTTGTAGGAAAACCTTGGAATTTGCTGTTGATGCGGGCTTTTCGAAGCTAGTGGTTGAAGGAGATAATGCTAATGTCATGAGAGCAGTTTCCTCATCAACTCCAAACATGTCTATGCTTGGAAATGTGATTgatgatattcaatttcttctctGTGGGTTAAGGAGGGCTTCTACTAGTCGTATTAAAAGGGGTGGCAATAGGGTAGCTTATGTGCTAGCAAGACATACTAATGAACTGTAG
- the LOC115951192 gene encoding uncharacterized protein LOC115951192 isoform X1 — MMANPRRNSLANTNNNQSSIFVNQTSTPTHANSASSRIIHFLKKPHAFPFLLSVFLFLTWLSLKLQHTNSRFSPPTLARAQQTLNHHDHEDDAKAGLVRFPSGFPSPLAKDTRGWMLDPISLALTHHLSGGAVTCASLHLGEIRPGALRGNHRHHTCNETLVIWGAKTKYRLENSQVVGKGYAEVIIDADEVAVAASPSGTAHALVNVDPIRSSYFIGCQDSIVTTVLGHSKKKPSGLSWNYAAACEKLEDIHEACRGGVVQSLHCKTIHVPNFAVQYQRICGISSCCLSNLFKPILLIEH, encoded by the exons ATGATGGCAAACCCTAGAAGAAACTCATTAGCAAACACAAACAACAATCAGAGCTCGATCTTCGTGAACCAAACATCAACACCAACACATGCAAACTCAGCCTCCTCTCGTATCATTCACTTCCTCAAGAAGCCTCACGCTTTCCCTTTTCTTCTCTCAGTCTTCCTCTTCCTCACATGGCTTTCTCTCAAACTTCAGCACACTAATTCCCGCTTTTCGCCTCCAACTTTAGCTCGCGCCCAGCAGACTTTGAATCACCATGACCATGAGGACGATGCTAAGGCTGGTTTGGTCAGATTCCCATCTGGGTTTCCTTCCCCTCTTGCTAAAGACACCCGTGGTTGGATGCTCGACCCCATCTCTCTTGCCCTAACTCATCACCTTTCGG GTGGAGCTGTGACTTGTGCTTCACTTCATCTTGGGGAAATTCGACCTGGTGCTTTAAGGGGAAATCACAGACATCATACTTGTAATGAGACACTTGTCATTTGGGGtgctaaaacaaaatatagg TTGGAGAACAGCCAAGTAGTTGGTAAAGGTTACGCTGAAGTGATAATTGATGCAGACGAGGTTGCTGTTGCAGCTAGCCCAAGCGGAACTGCCCATGCTTTAGTAAATGTGGATCCAATTCGAAGTTCATACTTTATAGGGTGCCAAGACAGTATT GTGACTACTGTACTAGGGCATTCCAAG AAAAAACCATCCGGCTTGTCATGGAATTATGCTGCAGCTTGTGAGAAGCTGGAAGATATCCATGAAGCATGCCGTGGAGGAGTTGTCCAGAGTCTTCATTGCAAAACCATCCATGTACCAAATTTTGCTGTTCAATACCAAAGAATTTGTGGCATCAGTTCGTGCTGTCTCTCTAATTTGTTTAAACCAATTTTGCTGATAGAACATTAG